The region CTTTTTATTTACCAATCTATCAAAACTTAAATGAAGTCTATCGGCAAGCTCTTCTAGCCGTGTTTCTGTAATTGGTGTTTTTATAATATCTGCATCTCTAGTTGTTAAACCACATGCCAATTTTTTTTCTGCTATTCAAGAATTAGGGTTATAAAATAGCGTCACTTCCCAATTTGATGTTGCTATTTCTCCTATTGTATTTTTTTTAAATCATTTTATGAAATTAGTTCATTCAATGAAAGTTGCCAATGATATAAATCAGTGAACTACTAAAAATTGAATAATGAGTGCTTTACATAAATTTTGGAAGAAATCGATAGAAGTCTTTCTTCAAATCGCCGTAAATCTTTCTTTGCGTTTCCATACGATCCCTAAATGCAACATGATGTTTGGCTAAATTTACATTTATGACGTTTTCCCCTTTTTCATCGTGAGTGACCATATTGGTTTCATGCACATTAATGTGGTGTTGTAAAGTGTCAATGACTTCACCTTGACGAATAAATTGATTTTGAAAATGCTCTAACTGAGCCAATACATTTTTGTCTGTCCAGCGTTTAATCAACTCTTCTAAGCGATTATTAAATGTTTTTAATTCGTCTTCCCAAAATGAGAGTTCACTTCGCCATTGTTTATGTTCAAAATGTAAATCTGAATTATTCATACTTTCTTTTTTCATTACAGGTGTTTTAATTTTTACTTGTTATTGTAATGTTTGTTATGTATGCTCTTTTAAGGCGATAAATTGATTTAATGCCTCTAAAGCTTCGCAACCATACACTACAGAAGGACCACCTCCCATTAGTATGGCAACTCCAATTGTTTCTGTAATCTCTTGTGAAGAAGCACCAGATTCAAGTGCATCGTGAACATGAAAGGCTATACATCCATCACATCGTACCGTAATGGCTATACCTAATGCAATAAGTTCTTTGGTTTTAGCATTTAATGCTCCGTCTGCGATACTTGCTTTGTGCAAATTTTCAAATCCCTGCATTGTAGTTGGAATTTTAGCGCCTAATTGATCCATTAGTTTTAAAAGGTTGTTATAATGTTTTGGAAATTCTTTGATCATGACCTAATTATTTAAATTTGGATATTCTTTGTCATCAAAGTTATTTTAAAATGAAAACATCTGAAATGATGTGTATCATTTAGTTTCATTCCCCTCTAAAAGTTTTTTAAAAACAGACAAATAGACTCTGAATCCTTTATACATAGGCTTTTATTTTAAGTAAATAAATACCATCTACTACTTGAATTTACCGCAATAAAACACCCTTTTTTTATCACCTAAAAAATAAACCGTACTAGGGCTATGCTTGATGTTTTAAATTCAAATAAAGAAAAAAAGCATCATTTTATATTATGATAAATTCAAATCGTTCATGGTATAAGATACATATTCGCAGTAATTTTTAATCTTTTAATTCTTGGTGTTTCTAAAGAAATAAAAGTAACTTTTTTAAATCATGGC is a window of Polaribacter litorisediminis DNA encoding:
- a CDS encoding arsenate reductase family protein yields the protein MACGLTTRDADIIKTPITETRLEELADRLHLSFDRLVNKKHSRFKKPFRNPNLSNDD
- a CDS encoding carboxymuconolactone decarboxylase family protein, with translation MIKEFPKHYNNLLKLMDQLGAKIPTTMQGFENLHKASIADGALNAKTKELIALGIAITVRCDGCIAFHVHDALESGASSQEITETIGVAILMGGGPSVVYGCEALEALNQFIALKEHT